One Verrucomicrobiota bacterium DNA window includes the following coding sequences:
- a CDS encoding SGNH/GDSL hydrolase family protein: protein MKTIKNLAFATLAIALLFQTSITRADDSTPFSRIFVFGDSLSDTGNLFRLSGGFPPPPYFEGRASNGRLWVEQLADALGMSIAPGDNYAVFGATTGDFNLNDGLNGRVYPGLLDEIASFTTTRSAAEAQGALFVVWAGANDFFLALATGQAPAVLIGNGVGNTVQAIQQLWQAGARHIMVVNVPDLGLTPFALGLGIGSPLTQLSAAYNQVLNSALDSFASAGIPTIRVDAFALLREMVAQPAQFGFTNVTDQLIVVGGNADEFLFWDRVHPTTKGHAVVAKVAADSLISYFSPRQGEGTPAPLINSLNGLVNAWDKR, encoded by the coding sequence ATGAAGACAATCAAAAACCTCGCATTCGCGACCCTGGCGATTGCTCTGCTGTTCCAAACTTCGATCACGCGGGCCGACGATTCGACGCCGTTCAGCCGGATCTTCGTCTTTGGGGACAGCCTCTCGGATACCGGCAACCTTTTCCGACTCAGCGGCGGGTTTCCGCCTCCACCGTATTTCGAGGGCCGGGCCTCCAACGGCCGTCTCTGGGTGGAGCAGTTGGCCGATGCCCTCGGCATGAGCATCGCCCCCGGTGACAATTACGCGGTCTTCGGGGCCACGACGGGCGACTTCAACTTGAATGATGGTCTCAACGGACGGGTTTACCCAGGATTGCTTGATGAGATCGCCAGCTTCACAACCACGCGAAGCGCGGCGGAAGCTCAAGGCGCGTTGTTCGTGGTCTGGGCGGGAGCCAACGACTTTTTCCTGGCGCTCGCGACCGGTCAGGCCCCGGCAGTTCTAATCGGCAACGGTGTGGGCAACACGGTGCAAGCCATTCAACAACTCTGGCAAGCTGGTGCGCGCCACATCATGGTGGTCAATGTGCCCGACCTTGGTCTCACGCCTTTCGCGCTCGGCCTGGGCATTGGAAGCCCCCTAACCCAACTCAGTGCGGCCTATAACCAGGTGCTGAACTCGGCTTTGGACAGCTTCGCCTCCGCGGGCATCCCAACCATTCGAGTGGATGCCTTTGCTTTGCTGCGTGAAATGGTCGCCCAGCCGGCCCAGTTCGGCTTCACGAACGTAACGGATCAACTCATTGTGGTTGGCGGCAATGCTGACGAATTCCTGTTCTGGGACCGTGTCCATCCGACCACAAAAGGCCACGCGGTGGTTGCCAAAGTGGCCGCTGATTCCTTGATCAGCTACTTCTCGCCGCGTCAAGGCGAAGGAACACCCGCCCCACTCATCAACTCCCTTAACGGCTTGGTGAATGCCTGGGACAAAAGGTGA
- a CDS encoding RNA polymerase subunit sigma-24 translates to MQGFLARLLAREDLAGVGPEKGRFRTFLLTSLRNFVIKQALREKALKRGAGQIPISINAEEAERLCGPDLTATSPEAAFDRRFAQAVVTRAFATLREEHRARDKEKMFAALAPHLDGTESEGYERTATQLGMTPGAVAVAVHRLRGRLRELLRAEVRQLCASAAEEEQELKYLLEVWSR, encoded by the coding sequence GTGCAAGGCTTTCTGGCCCGTTTACTGGCGCGTGAGGACCTGGCGGGCGTGGGGCCGGAGAAGGGACGCTTCCGCACGTTTCTGCTCACCTCGCTGCGAAATTTCGTGATCAAGCAAGCCTTGCGCGAGAAGGCGCTCAAACGCGGCGCCGGGCAGATTCCCATTTCGATCAACGCCGAGGAGGCGGAGCGGCTTTGCGGGCCGGACCTGACGGCCACCTCGCCCGAAGCCGCCTTTGATCGGCGCTTCGCCCAAGCCGTGGTCACGCGCGCCTTCGCCACACTGCGCGAGGAACATCGCGCCCGCGACAAGGAGAAAATGTTTGCCGCGCTTGCGCCGCACCTCGACGGCACCGAATCGGAGGGATACGAGCGCACCGCCACGCAACTGGGCATGACGCCGGGCGCCGTGGCGGTGGCGGTTCACCGCCTCCGGGGACGGCTGCGCGAACTGTTGCGGGCCGAAGTCCGGCAGCTTTGCGCTTCCGCCGCCGAGGAAGAGCAGGAGTTGAAATACTTGCTGGAAGTCTGGTCGCGTTGA
- a CDS encoding PD40 domain-containing protein — MKTNNSLLMSAALLAMAMSSFGQPDITQQPTNQMPYVGSTATFSVAASGSPTPTYQWRFNGTELLDKTNTSLSLVNVQFTNAGPYSVVVSNDGGSFTSQVAWLSVLPTNVVNLGDLELRFGVPTNLTSLNSSYLEDESSISTDGLTIFFESDRPGGSGLVDIWTSTRPTAASPWGAPVNLGAPVNSASDDGSPRISPDGLSLYFGSFRAGGAGSGDIWVATRPTPTDPFGAPVNLGPEVNSASEEFGPSITADGLTLLFSAIDRPGGLGGGDIWISTRTNSTAPWEPARNLGAPVNTSYYDVFPCLSTDGLLLFFMSDRANPGTGNAWVAKRATTASPFGPPVRIRAIAEPTVRARPHAISADGTTLYFGSDRSGGLGNWDLWQISVTRLPALTALGVSANGEFQFELLGRAGATYDIEVSPDFSTWTPWVRTNTSDRVELSDPASAPEGHRFYRALSH, encoded by the coding sequence ATGAAAACCAACAACAGTCTTTTAATGTCCGCCGCGCTCTTGGCCATGGCGATGAGCAGCTTTGGCCAACCAGACATCACCCAGCAACCGACAAATCAAATGCCCTATGTCGGCAGCACCGCGACCTTCAGCGTCGCGGCCAGTGGCTCGCCCACGCCGACGTACCAGTGGCGCTTCAACGGCACCGAGCTCCTCGACAAAACCAACACCAGCCTCAGCCTGGTCAACGTGCAATTCACCAACGCCGGCCCGTATTCGGTGGTGGTGAGCAACGATGGCGGCTCTTTCACCAGCCAGGTGGCCTGGCTCTCGGTGCTTCCCACGAACGTCGTGAATCTGGGTGATCTTGAACTGCGCTTTGGCGTGCCGACGAACCTGACATCGCTGAACTCCAGTTATTTGGAGGATGAGTCCAGCATCAGCACGGACGGGCTTACAATCTTTTTCGAGTCCGACAGACCTGGCGGTTCTGGATTGGTTGATATTTGGACGTCCACGCGGCCGACAGCAGCTTCGCCTTGGGGCGCGCCGGTTAACCTGGGTGCTCCCGTCAACAGCGCATCGGACGACGGCAGTCCCAGGATTTCGCCGGACGGATTGTCGCTCTACTTCGGGAGCTTCCGAGCCGGAGGCGCCGGGAGCGGCGACATTTGGGTCGCCACCCGGCCAACGCCCACCGATCCATTCGGTGCGCCGGTGAACCTTGGCCCGGAGGTCAACAGCGCTTCGGAGGAGTTTGGACCCTCGATTACGGCGGACGGTCTCACCTTGCTCTTCTCCGCCATAGACCGACCCGGCGGATTGGGTGGGGGCGACATCTGGATCAGCACGCGGACAAATTCCACGGCACCGTGGGAGCCTGCGCGCAACCTCGGAGCACCCGTGAATACATCGTACTATGATGTATTCCCGTGCCTCTCCACAGACGGCTTGTTGCTCTTCTTCATGTCCGATCGCGCGAACCCCGGGACCGGTAACGCCTGGGTTGCCAAACGCGCCACAACCGCGTCGCCGTTCGGCCCGCCCGTCCGGATTCGCGCCATCGCCGAACCTACTGTCCGCGCGCGACCGCACGCCATTTCCGCTGACGGAACCACACTCTACTTCGGTTCTGACCGCAGTGGTGGCCTGGGCAATTGGGACCTCTGGCAGATCAGCGTGACAAGGTTGCCCGCGTTGACCGCGCTGGGCGTGAGCGCGAATGGCGAATTTCAGTTCGAGTTGCTGGGCCGCGCAGGGGCGACCTACGACATTGAAGTCTCGCCGGACTTCAGCACATGGACGCCGTGGGTCAGGACCAACACCAGCGACCGCGTGGAGCTTTCCGACCCGGCTTCGGCTCCAGAAGGCCACCGTTTCTACCGCGCCTTGAGCCACTGA
- a CDS encoding aconitate hydratase has protein sequence MNEPHNLFNSLQSFDPGNGRQGNFYSLPALEKAGVGRISRLPVSIRLVLEAVLRNCDGKKVTEKNVKELAQWKPKGARTEEIPFIVARVVLQDFTGVPLLVDLAAMRSAVARMGKDPKIIEPLVPVDLVVDHSVQVDFAGNADALRKNLEMEFQRNRERYQFLKWGMQAFDTFKVVPPGIGIVHQVNLEYLAKGVLSAKSEIRNPKSEIFFPDTLVGTDSHTTMINGLGIVGWGVGGIEAEAGMLGQPVYFLTPDVVGVHLTGALREGVTATDLALTVTEMLRKAKVVGKFVEFYGPGAAALPVVDRATIANMAPEYGATMGFFPIDGECVNYLRATGRSEEHCKLYENYYRAQGLFGIPQKGQIDYSTELELDLGGVVPSVAGPKRPQDRIELPKLKEAFLSSLTRPVTESGFGKRAEELHVMARVNTAREVHPFIDHSYGHRKLGIDASESEMRDQHPVPDTPEQVPASAFPKAESEIHHGSVLIAAITSCTNTSNPSVMLAAGLLAKKAVERGLTVNPVVKASLAPGSRVVTDYLNRTGLQPFLDRLGFNLVGYGCTTCIGNSGPLAAHIEDAINKYDLVAASVLSGNRNFEARVHQSIKANFLMSPPLVVAFALAGRVDLDLNTEPLGNGKDGKPVYLRDLWPSLREIRDLMQTALQPEVFRKLYQDFAAQNPKWNEIPSSVGNVYEWDSQSTYIQEPPFFENFSMQTGEIREIKGARALAIFGDSVTTDHISPAGSIKKTSPAGDYLIKHGVQPADFNSYGSRRGNDRVMTRGTFANVRIKNLMVHGVEGGVTRFQPAGEQMSIYHAATEYAKTRTPLVVVAGQEYGTGSSRDWAAKGTALLGVRAVIAQSYERIHRSNLVGMGVLPLQFKDGVTAQTLKLDGTEFFDVLGLSQNLKPQQDLTVRITRASGKAEEVSVRCRIDTPIEIDYYQHGGILPYVLRQLVATPTPSRG, from the coding sequence ATGAACGAACCGCACAACCTGTTTAATTCACTTCAGAGTTTTGATCCCGGCAACGGCCGCCAGGGAAACTTCTATTCGCTGCCAGCTTTGGAAAAGGCTGGTGTTGGCCGGATTTCGCGATTGCCGGTGTCCATCCGGCTGGTGCTCGAAGCGGTGCTGCGGAATTGCGACGGTAAAAAAGTGACGGAGAAAAACGTCAAGGAACTTGCGCAATGGAAACCCAAGGGCGCGCGCACCGAGGAAATTCCGTTCATTGTCGCGCGCGTTGTGCTGCAAGACTTCACCGGCGTACCGTTGCTGGTGGACCTGGCGGCGATGCGTTCCGCTGTGGCGCGGATGGGCAAGGACCCCAAAATAATTGAGCCGCTAGTGCCAGTGGATTTGGTGGTGGACCATTCCGTGCAGGTCGATTTTGCGGGCAACGCCGATGCCCTGCGAAAAAATCTGGAGATGGAATTCCAACGCAACCGCGAGCGATACCAGTTTCTGAAATGGGGCATGCAGGCATTCGACACGTTCAAAGTCGTGCCGCCGGGAATCGGCATTGTGCATCAGGTCAATCTGGAATACCTCGCCAAGGGCGTGCTCTCAGCAAAATCCGAAATCCGAAATCCGAAATCCGAAATCTTCTTCCCCGACACCCTCGTCGGCACGGATTCGCACACGACGATGATCAACGGACTTGGAATTGTCGGCTGGGGTGTGGGTGGAATCGAGGCGGAAGCAGGGATGCTCGGCCAGCCGGTTTATTTCCTGACGCCGGATGTCGTCGGTGTTCATCTGACCGGGGCGTTACGTGAAGGTGTGACGGCAACTGACCTGGCGCTGACCGTCACTGAAATGCTGCGCAAGGCGAAGGTGGTTGGGAAGTTTGTCGAGTTTTACGGCCCCGGCGCCGCGGCTTTGCCGGTGGTGGATCGCGCGACGATTGCGAACATGGCCCCGGAATACGGCGCGACGATGGGATTTTTCCCGATTGACGGCGAGTGCGTGAATTATCTGCGCGCCACCGGTCGCAGCGAGGAACATTGCAAGCTCTACGAGAATTACTATCGCGCCCAAGGTCTCTTTGGCATTCCGCAAAAGGGACAGATCGACTACTCGACCGAATTGGAGTTGGACCTGGGTGGCGTCGTTCCCAGCGTGGCCGGTCCAAAGCGCCCGCAAGATCGCATCGAGTTGCCGAAGTTGAAAGAAGCGTTTCTCAGTTCGCTGACCAGACCGGTGACCGAAAGCGGCTTTGGCAAACGGGCGGAGGAATTGCACGTCATGGCGCGGGTCAACACCGCCCGCGAAGTGCATCCGTTCATTGACCACAGCTACGGCCATCGCAAGCTGGGCATCGACGCGAGCGAATCCGAGATGCGCGACCAACATCCCGTGCCGGACACGCCGGAGCAAGTGCCGGCCAGCGCGTTTCCAAAAGCCGAGAGCGAGATTCACCACGGCAGCGTCCTCATCGCCGCGATCACCAGTTGCACCAACACCTCCAATCCCAGCGTGATGCTCGCCGCCGGACTGCTCGCCAAGAAAGCCGTCGAACGCGGGCTGACCGTAAACCCGGTGGTGAAAGCCTCGCTGGCGCCCGGCTCACGCGTCGTCACCGATTACCTGAACCGCACCGGCTTGCAGCCGTTTCTCGACCGGCTTGGGTTCAACCTCGTCGGCTACGGTTGCACCACCTGCATTGGCAACTCCGGCCCGCTCGCCGCGCACATCGAGGACGCCATCAACAAATATGATCTCGTCGCCGCCTCGGTGCTGTCGGGCAACCGCAATTTCGAAGCCCGCGTGCATCAAAGCATCAAGGCGAATTTTCTCATGTCGCCGCCGCTGGTGGTGGCGTTCGCGCTGGCGGGTCGCGTGGACCTCGACCTGAACACCGAACCACTCGGCAACGGCAAGGATGGCAAACCTGTTTACCTGCGCGACCTCTGGCCCAGCCTGCGCGAAATTCGCGACCTCATGCAGACCGCGTTGCAACCGGAAGTTTTCCGCAAGCTCTACCAGGATTTCGCCGCGCAGAACCCGAAGTGGAACGAAATCCCTTCTTCGGTGGGTAATGTTTATGAGTGGGACAGCCAGAGCACTTACATTCAAGAGCCGCCGTTCTTCGAGAACTTCTCGATGCAGACGGGCGAAATCCGCGAGATCAAAGGTGCGCGCGCGCTGGCAATTTTTGGCGACAGTGTCACGACTGACCACATTTCACCCGCGGGTTCGATCAAGAAGACTTCGCCGGCGGGTGATTACCTGATCAAGCACGGCGTGCAGCCGGCGGACTTCAACAGCTACGGCTCGCGCCGGGGCAACGACCGGGTGATGACACGCGGCACGTTTGCCAATGTGCGCATCAAGAATCTCATGGTGCATGGTGTTGAAGGCGGCGTGACCCGGTTTCAACCCGCTGGCGAACAAATGAGCATCTATCACGCAGCCACCGAATACGCGAAGACCAGGACGCCGCTGGTGGTGGTGGCCGGGCAGGAATATGGCACGGGCAGTTCGCGCGACTGGGCAGCGAAGGGGACGGCGTTGCTTGGTGTGCGGGCGGTGATTGCGCAGAGTTACGAACGCATTCATCGCTCGAACCTGGTCGGCATGGGAGTGCTGCCGCTGCAATTCAAGGATGGCGTGACGGCGCAAACGCTGAAACTCGACGGGACGGAATTTTTCGATGTGCTGGGACTGAGCCAGAACCTCAAACCGCAACAAGACCTCACCGTTCGGATCACCCGCGCCAGCGGAAAAGCGGAAGAAGTTTCCGTGCGTTGCCGGATCGATACGCCGATTGAGATCGACTACTACCAGCACGGGGGCATCCTGCCTTATGTGCTGAGGCAATTGGTGGCGACGCCGACTCCGAGCCGGGGTTAG
- a CDS encoding prepilin-type N-terminal cleavage/methylation domain-containing protein → MPGRSSTGAFTLIELLVVIAIIAILAAMLLPALVKTKQKAQGIACLNNLNQLQRAWFMYAGDHNDKLVPNLGLFFKDQGVLTTDNTWMMGGLTLDGERINNADNTNTFYLKQSLLFPYFRSFGIFKCPGDRSTATLWGVRYPRVRSLSMNIWLGRYLPDGRLGGFPEGPPFFGDGAYRINVKLSDLTVPPPVQTFVFIDEREDSIGDCGFYVGMGQRGSTAYWVDLPAAYHNGSAGLSFADGHAETKRWLDARTRPPLRPNQPLDHPFSSPNNPDVKWLQDRATGRQ, encoded by the coding sequence ATGCCGGGTAGATCATCCACCGGTGCTTTTACTCTCATCGAATTGCTGGTTGTCATCGCCATCATCGCGATCCTGGCGGCGATGCTGTTGCCTGCGTTGGTGAAGACGAAGCAGAAGGCCCAAGGCATCGCCTGCCTCAACAACCTCAACCAACTCCAACGCGCCTGGTTCATGTATGCGGGTGACCACAACGACAAGCTGGTGCCCAACCTCGGCCTGTTTTTCAAGGACCAGGGGGTCCTGACCACGGACAACACCTGGATGATGGGCGGGCTGACTTTGGACGGCGAACGGATCAATAACGCCGACAACACCAACACGTTTTACCTGAAACAGAGCCTGCTCTTCCCGTATTTTCGTTCGTTCGGCATCTTCAAATGTCCCGGCGACCGCAGCACCGCGACCCTCTGGGGCGTTCGTTACCCGCGAGTTCGCAGCCTCTCCATGAACATCTGGCTCGGTCGCTACCTGCCCGACGGCCGTCTGGGAGGCTTTCCGGAAGGCCCTCCCTTTTTCGGTGACGGCGCCTACCGCATCAACGTCAAGCTCAGTGATCTCACGGTTCCGCCACCCGTGCAGACGTTCGTGTTCATTGACGAGCGCGAGGACAGCATCGGCGACTGCGGGTTCTACGTCGGCATGGGGCAGCGCGGCAGCACTGCATACTGGGTTGATCTGCCGGCCGCCTACCATAACGGGTCCGCCGGGCTGTCGTTCGCCGACGGCCACGCCGAAACCAAACGCTGGCTGGACGCGCGCACGAGGCCGCCGCTGCGCCCGAACCAGCCCCTCGATCACCCCTTCTCCAGTCCAAACAACCCAGATGTAAAGTGGCTTCAAGACCGTGCGACCGGAAGGCAATAG
- a CDS encoding protein kinase: MVAATSDSGTKVCRRCGEPLAGAELSGNCPRCLTALLLSPDTPEPGETSPAPILRRLGDYELLEEVARGGMGVVFRARQSSLGREVAVKVLRDAWLATPIQVKRFRAEAANAAKLKHPNIVPVHEVGEQSGQHYFAMDLIKGTNLAELTRDGPLPPRRGAELVEKVAEAVQHAHQEGVLHRDLKPSNVLLDAQGEPQVTDFGLARPMDDDSSLTLTGQVLGTPGYIAPEQAKGGGTVGPAADVYGLGALLFHLLTGRAPFVGASAAETLTQVLQQEPLSPRLLNPAVPMDLAAVCGKCLAKLAGQRYASARELAEDLRRFLDGQATRARPAGVVERGVRWCRRKPALAGTLASALLLLIVVAVGAPIAAYRINRERSTARQLLYAADMRVVQQAIEEGDLGRARELLAYHVPTAAATDLRGFEWRYFSHRARGDQLATIESDVRNVRHLAVSSDGHFVAAGRRVWNASSQKLVLDQSLDEGDRALAFLPHSYVLLIAARDGLKRRDLLTGDGGMLLPGETNVSAFAFSKSGQWLAIGSDSGPTQGLKVYDARAWTLTGCNTSLWFDPLFGAKALAFSPDESVLVTAAGDARTDASELQCWEVPLLKALPFPTNTVKNAACISFSPDGGQLFTGSWDGVVRVWDAKTRTELPNRRSVQHHRSWIADMAFLPGSHQLVTAGSDRCVRLWGTELAERPVTLRGHTAELRAMALTTNGEIFSVSEDGTINEWSARSAHQGEWLSQKEPRLVPVGLSADGQVAVTLAEGALKFWDVSQREFSEMIPRRWEANQFKELQVDSDRAEETLTISPDLKWLVVVRLDQPTQLWNVGERTLRVLPSIGGWRVFAVFSPDSQILAAPISADAVALWNPTTGRQLASIPWPVPSEATVSFAAVAHILALGGRTNVLLWDLRTQQRLSQFAIQGDRSIALSPDAKLLATGSRDQKVRLYDCQTGQKFSAPLLGHLSGVERVSFAPDGRTLVSASRQWVKLWNLATRREVASYQQPARVLLTTFSTDGSTLLTSDGAGHYIQIWRAPALPGTEHLSHP, translated from the coding sequence ATGGTGGCAGCCACCTCAGATTCAGGAACGAAAGTTTGTCGCCGCTGCGGTGAGCCGCTGGCGGGTGCGGAGCTTTCTGGCAATTGCCCGCGCTGTCTCACCGCGCTGCTTCTGTCACCCGACACACCCGAGCCGGGTGAAACGTCGCCGGCTCCAATTCTGCGGCGCTTGGGGGATTATGAACTGCTGGAAGAAGTCGCGCGGGGCGGCATGGGCGTCGTGTTCCGCGCGCGTCAATCCAGCCTCGGCCGCGAAGTAGCCGTCAAGGTTTTGCGGGACGCCTGGCTGGCCACGCCGATTCAAGTCAAACGCTTTCGCGCCGAGGCGGCCAATGCGGCGAAGTTGAAACATCCGAACATCGTGCCAGTGCATGAGGTGGGCGAACAAAGCGGCCAACATTACTTCGCGATGGATTTGATCAAGGGGACGAACCTCGCTGAGTTGACTCGAGATGGACCCTTGCCACCGCGCCGGGGCGCGGAGTTGGTCGAGAAAGTGGCGGAGGCGGTGCAGCACGCGCACCAGGAAGGCGTGCTCCATCGCGATCTCAAGCCCTCGAATGTGCTCCTCGATGCACAAGGCGAGCCGCAGGTGACGGACTTCGGCCTAGCCCGACCAATGGATGACGATAGTTCGCTGACACTCACGGGACAGGTGTTGGGGACTCCCGGTTACATCGCGCCGGAGCAGGCCAAAGGGGGCGGCACGGTGGGCCCGGCGGCGGATGTGTATGGATTGGGAGCCCTGCTTTTCCATCTGCTCACGGGTCGGGCGCCGTTTGTCGGAGCGAGCGCGGCGGAGACGCTGACGCAGGTGTTGCAGCAGGAGCCATTGTCGCCGCGGTTGCTGAATCCGGCCGTGCCGATGGATTTGGCGGCGGTGTGTGGGAAGTGTTTGGCGAAGTTGGCCGGCCAACGGTACGCGAGTGCCAGGGAGCTGGCCGAGGACCTGCGGCGGTTCCTCGATGGCCAAGCCACGCGGGCGCGGCCCGCAGGGGTGGTGGAGCGGGGGGTGCGGTGGTGCCGGCGTAAACCCGCGCTGGCCGGCACGCTCGCCAGTGCTTTGTTGCTGCTCATCGTGGTGGCGGTGGGCGCGCCGATCGCCGCCTACCGCATCAACCGTGAGCGGAGCACGGCGCGGCAGCTCTTATACGCGGCAGACATGCGGGTCGTGCAACAGGCGATTGAAGAAGGCGACCTTGGCCGCGCTCGCGAACTGCTCGCGTACCATGTCCCCACGGCGGCGGCAACCGACTTGCGCGGATTCGAATGGCGCTATTTCAGTCACCGTGCCCGCGGCGATCAACTGGCGACGATTGAATCTGATGTAAGGAACGTCCGCCATCTGGCGGTTTCGTCGGACGGCCACTTCGTCGCGGCGGGCCGGCGCGTGTGGAATGCGTCGTCGCAGAAACTGGTTTTGGACCAGAGCTTGGACGAAGGAGACAGAGCTTTGGCTTTTCTGCCGCACAGCTATGTTCTGCTCATCGCTGCCCGAGACGGTTTGAAGCGCCGGGACTTGCTGACGGGTGACGGAGGAATGCTTCTGCCCGGCGAAACGAATGTGTCGGCGTTTGCATTCTCAAAGTCCGGGCAATGGCTGGCCATTGGGAGCGACAGCGGTCCAACCCAGGGATTGAAAGTGTATGACGCTCGCGCATGGACCTTGACCGGCTGCAACACGAGCCTCTGGTTCGACCCTCTCTTTGGCGCGAAGGCGCTGGCCTTTTCGCCAGACGAGTCGGTGCTCGTGACCGCCGCCGGGGATGCCAGAACAGACGCGAGCGAACTGCAATGCTGGGAGGTGCCTTTGCTGAAAGCGCTGCCGTTCCCGACCAACACCGTGAAGAACGCCGCGTGCATCAGCTTCTCGCCGGATGGGGGCCAGTTGTTCACCGGCTCCTGGGATGGCGTTGTCCGCGTTTGGGATGCTAAGACCCGGACCGAATTGCCGAATCGCCGATCCGTCCAACATCATCGCAGTTGGATTGCGGACATGGCTTTTCTGCCCGGCAGCCACCAGCTCGTGACGGCTGGCTCGGACCGCTGCGTTCGCCTCTGGGGAACGGAGCTTGCGGAACGGCCGGTGACGTTGCGGGGACATACGGCTGAACTCCGGGCCATGGCGCTGACCACGAATGGCGAGATTTTCAGCGTCAGCGAGGATGGGACGATAAACGAGTGGTCCGCCCGTTCGGCGCACCAGGGCGAATGGCTTTCGCAAAAGGAACCGCGCCTCGTGCCCGTTGGTTTGTCTGCTGACGGTCAGGTGGCGGTGACGCTGGCAGAGGGTGCGCTCAAGTTTTGGGATGTGAGCCAGCGAGAGTTCAGCGAAATGATCCCTCGCCGCTGGGAAGCAAACCAATTCAAAGAACTGCAAGTTGATTCAGATCGCGCTGAGGAAACCCTCACCATCTCGCCCGATCTGAAGTGGCTTGTCGTCGTCCGTCTCGATCAACCGACGCAGCTCTGGAATGTAGGCGAACGCACACTGCGAGTACTCCCCAGCATTGGGGGGTGGCGCGTCTTCGCTGTTTTCTCGCCGGACAGCCAAATCCTGGCCGCGCCGATATCTGCGGATGCGGTAGCGCTATGGAACCCAACGACCGGGCGGCAGCTTGCTTCGATCCCGTGGCCGGTGCCTAGCGAAGCGACCGTGTCATTTGCCGCTGTCGCGCACATCCTGGCCCTCGGCGGACGAACCAATGTTTTGCTGTGGGACTTGCGGACGCAGCAACGCCTCAGCCAATTCGCCATTCAGGGTGATCGTTCGATTGCCCTTTCACCGGACGCGAAGTTGCTGGCGACCGGTAGCAGGGATCAGAAGGTTCGACTCTACGATTGCCAAACGGGACAGAAGTTTTCGGCCCCGCTGCTGGGCCACCTTTCCGGCGTCGAGCGCGTTTCCTTTGCACCGGATGGACGGACTCTCGTGAGCGCCAGCCGTCAATGGGTGAAATTATGGAATCTGGCCACCCGGCGGGAGGTCGCTTCCTACCAGCAGCCGGCGCGGGTCCTTCTCACGACCTTCTCCACCGATGGCAGCACGCTGCTGACCTCTGACGGCGCGGGCCACTACATCCAAATCTGGCGCGCACCCGCACTCCCTGGGACTGAACATCTGAGCCACCCTTGA